The following proteins are encoded in a genomic region of Arachis ipaensis cultivar K30076 chromosome B02, Araip1.1, whole genome shotgun sequence:
- the LOC107628550 gene encoding protein PYRICULARIA ORYZAE RESISTANCE 21, whose translation MEEKRKAKMKLKVDLQCYKCHMKVKRVLSKFPQILKQKYDAENDIVIIEVLCCSPERLVDKICCRGGGAIKSIEIVEAKPKPPPPEKPKPHPVPRAEPEKPKSPPRQDVAAPTQPVKLFEPVPAVSVLAYPSSVSSSPAGLFYEGGPGGLPGYYGRPIYDSYGGSWPCYGNCHYQHFHEEEASQCTIS comes from the exons ATGGAAGAAAAG CGAAAGGCGAAAATGAAGCTGAAGGTGGACCTTCAATGTTATAAATGCCACATGAAAGTAAAGAGGGTCCTCAGCAAATTTCCTC AAATTCTAAAGCAAAAGTATGACGCGGAGAACGACATAGTGATCATCGAAGTGCTATGTTGCAGCCCAGAAAGGCTAGTGGACAAAATTTGTTGCCGAGGTGGTGGTGCCATCAAAAGCATTGAAATTGTGGAAGCCAAACCCAAACCTCCCCCGCCCGAGAAGCCCAAGCCGCATCCTGTTCCCCGTGCCGAGCCGGAGAAGCCTAAATCACCTCCACGACAGGATGTTGCAGCCCCGACTCAGCCAGTAAAACTCTTTGAACCGGTACCTGCTGTCTCTGTTCTTGCATACCCATCATCAGTGAGTTCTTCGCCAGCCGGGCTTTTCTATGAGGGTGGCCCAGGTGGGCTCCCGGGCTATTATGGAAGACCAATATATGATAGTTATGGTGGGAGCTGGCCTTGTTATGGGAACTGTCACTATCAACACTTTCATGAAGAAGAAGCATCACAATGTACAATTAGTTGA